The Gossypium arboreum isolate Shixiya-1 chromosome 6, ASM2569848v2, whole genome shotgun sequence DNA window TTTACGGTTAAAAATTGTTTTATGTATGTCAGCATAAGGTAGATGTGGCACGTCACATGTAACTGTCTAGTTATTTTGTCAAGAACTccagtttttaacagtagaaatgaatgaaaattttaaacagAAGAattaatttgctctttgatctaacgtatAAAGATTAATTTAACTGTTTTTGAGTAAAGGGGTAAAATTCAAATTAACTCCTAATACAAGTGCCTTTATAGTACTTTTACCCCTGACTCGTTCTAGAAGAACTCAACTTTAGAGTTCTGTTATGTGTTCGAGGGAAGTTGATACATGAAGCAGACGGATGAATGGAAACTATTGGTTCTTGGTTGAAAGATTTGATAGCTTAGATATTAAGTAATCAATGTATGATATATTTTGGCTTAAGTCTGATCATGTATCGATACTATTTGGATATTCCGATtattagttaaatatttatcTTTATCCTTGCAGGCATGAAAGACCAGTTCTTCGAAAGTGGTGCCATTAAGAATTTCAAAAAGTGTCAGTGTTAACAGTtagatttgaattttgaaatttaaaaagtataaaaattaatgttttaaaaataaaagcagagggtctaaattttaaatttataaggaGTGTAAATTTAGGGTTAAAAAAAAATTGCATATAACAAGTTTTATATACCAATAAAAACTTGGCTCGATTAAACTAGTTCATATGATTTGTACCTTGAGCTCATGTTCAAACtcgttttatatataaattttatgtttaGGGTTTATGTTTGTATTATATTAAGAGTAAATtggtaatttaatataaatatattataaataaaaaaggtATGTTAAGCTCGTGAATTGTTCAAATTGAATATTTAAGGTATTCAAATTCGACTTGTTTGTTAGCTCGAGTTCGACTTGACAATGACTCAATGGTATACTATTATACAAGCTCAACTCGAACAATTTAAAACTTGACTTGAAATTTATTATTTGAAAATTCTCTTAGAGCTTGATCGAATACACTATTATAAAAGTCAGAGCTTCGCTCAATTAACCTTGTTTATATGATATACACAAAAATATACTATAAAAAAAGCTCAACTAGATTCACCAATTGCTCAAAGTAATAAGGTACTCAAGCTTTAGCTTGCACAATAACTTGAACATGGCTCAATAAATGATCAAATCATATTCAAGTTTTCTTTCGAGTCAAACTCGAATAATTTGTAAGTAGGGATGTAATTGAGCCGAGCTAAGGTTGAATACTAATAAACTCGATACTCGGtttaaactcaatcaaacatttatttttaagttcGAGTTTAGCTCAAGATATAATCGAACTCAATTAAACTCGTTTGCCAATTTTTGTATTCGACCTTGGCTCGATAAGAAAATTTAAGGTTAATAATATATGAATTAGTTGAAAAAGACAAAATCCTTATTGTCCCAATACAATCCGTCATCGTTTGGTACCAAGTCTCAGTTTTCACCGTGACTTCAGCTTCAGGAAATTACTTGTAAGTAACTCCAAAGGAAACTATTTTATGGAAAAGGTGAAaacaaatttataaattcactttGAAGGGTCTCAATAGGGAATTTATTTAATCCCAAATTATTTGTTGATATGTCTTTAgccccccccttttttttgtgtgttttaaTTTAACTTAGTCTTTACCCCAAAGGATATAGAATCCCAGTATTTTCAGTAAGCTGTAAAGCCATTATCAACACAAACATCAAAACAAATAAAGGAACTATAACAAGTTGGTTAAATTCTAATTTTGGTCCTTCAACTATGCTCGTTTTTGGAATTTAGCCCGTATACTTCTTTTATGATGTTCTTATACCTTAATTTGGTACCTTTGTTcttataatattattagttagtccaagtagttaatattattatactaTTTTCGATTAAATTTCGGTATGAAAAAGAGCTTTATAAAGATTATATTGACTTTTATAAAAACATGCTGGATTAACCGAGGCTATTTAAGCAGTCACTAGTCAATTAAATGATATTCCTATAACACCTGAAAAGTTctaatgatattataaaagtaaaggattaaattatattAGATTAAAACACAATGAATAAATCCTAAATTTAAGCATAATAGAGGATAAAACCCATAATTTGACCACCATATATGTCTATAACAATCAATGCTTTTTTATTTAACTGGAATAGTTAATCGTGTTAACCATTTAAACTAAGAATCATGTCGAATTAAAGTATAGTACTTAAATCTCAAATTCAACATAATAGAGGGACCAAATCCATAATTTCACCATAAAAGTCTTATAATAATCATTGTTATATAAGAATATGTATAATATAAAGTCAGTGTCTTAAAAATCAATTTGGCATTTCCAAACATGAGTGTCTTTTACCAAGAAGAGAACTCTCATCATTCTAAGAGATGCAAATTCATAGCTACACTTTTAAAGGAAGCATTTTCCCATTGCCATAGTTTCAATGGTCGGTTTTCGAGTTCGGGTCACGATGACGACGATAACGCAACGAGTGACATTGATGACGAGTCTGAGGTATCAACAATTTCCCACTCTTCCTATACGTACGAATGTTCATTCTGTTTTGTTTCGTTTCTTTCTTTGTTTGTGATATGTTGTTTATAGGTAGTAGTTTCGGAAATCCGGACTCGAGCGATGGAAAAGATGAACAGAAAGACGAGTTCAATGACGGGAAGCTTTTCGTGGGTGTTATCTCCATCGACGGGAGAGATTTACATAAGCTCGAATCATTTTAAAAGAAGAGACAACGATAATGAAGATGATGAATTCTTTTCAGTAGGGAGTTGTTTTGCGTTGTGTTCGAGTGGTGTTAGTAGGGAAGCGTTTACGTCGGCTAAATCAAATTTCTCCCGTTGTTCGAGTTTAAAGAATGTTGATTTCCCAGAGATTTGGAAGTTTGATTCGGAGGATTTCCGAAGGCGATCGATCATTAGGGAGTTTTGTCATTGTGAAGGGTGGCCATTTGGGTTATGTAGAAAAGTTGTGTTGCTACCACCTTTGCCTAAATCACCCTCGGAATCTTGGTCTTGGCGTAAAGGGACCAGATTAGCCAAGACTCCATATATTTAAATATGTTACAagtttctatactttgatataaTTCTTTTACTTCAAAAAATCTTTTTATCTATAAAAAATTTTAGTCCAATCATTGACATCCATCAATGTTTTTAGTGTCAACAATTGGACTAAGAAAAATTATGATACTAAAATAAAGTACAAATACTAATAGTATCTTAGTCACTTTTGTTTCaagtttctctttttctttcaaaatttaatatgaatacttttatatatttgaaGAATTGCACTCTTACATTTATACTCAGTATTTATATCCTAATAAGAACTATTATTAACCCTCATTTGCAAATATATGGGGTAAGATTAGGTCAATAGTAGACCTGTTTGAGGATAGAATTATCACTTAAAACTCAAGATTTACTCAAATTCAAAATAGTTGAAGTTAAAATATTAAATCTaaaaataagtttaaataaaaaattaaacccaTTTAAAATATAAGTTCAATCCAAGCTCAAATATTCATGCTAGCTCAATTTGTTTTCTAAATTTATAATATactatattatgtaatttataacaaaAAGAATAAATCATTAGTAACATATAATACTATTatgtaaacattaaataaaattGATTACATATGAAAATTCAATaaacgaaaaaaataaaaaaataaaatataaaattttagaaaataaaagttaTATATGCATGGCCAAAATAAATGAGTTAGTTAGTTACAAATATGACaaatttgagcaaaattttaaacctatattttagattaaataagttcaaataaatataaaatgtgtTAATATCATACTTAAAATTGACTTGAACCCAATAACCCTTAAGCTGGAGAAAAATTTTCCcataaaaattttcatgcaaatttTCCCATGAAAAAAATTTCAGAAACATGATTTTACATTTTGATTTATTGTTTTTTTGACAACATAAGCCTTTTTATTTAGCTTTCCAAGCAAACTCCCAAGGTTTTCTAGGAGAACAACACCAACTTGTCTCCTACTATTCATAAACATGATCTAAAACAGAACAAAAAAAAGAGTTCACATGAAATGTCTCAACAATTTACTGCTAAGCTCTTTGTTCCACATAAGATCCAGAGAGTCCCGAGGTTCCAAGAACGGTAATCTGCATCGAAAGCAACCGAAAAAGATATTAGACCAAATTACATTTTTCGCAATTGCATGATTCATACACCTAAAGTTTGCGTTAAACTGTTTCCATGAATGCATATAAGTCTCGGCAGATGAAGATGGATTGGAAAGCAGGTTATAGTTTAGCCCGGGGTTCAGCCTGGTGTTCTGGAATACCGGACGGTTAAGATGTTAACCATGGTCACAGAAGAACAAATAGCAATTAGCATATACAAGCTGAGGCATCTTAACCTAAATTGTAATTCTCTTGTTTCGTATTAAACACGAACTACGAGAAAATGATATGAAGTGAATGAATAAACCGTGTTAAAACATGGTCGAGGTAGATCATGCAGTCGTGACTGAATTCATAGATATGTTGCAAATAGTATATATAATCTGAGGCATTTTGGCACTTTAACCTAAATCATAATTCTCTTGTTTCGTATTAATACATGAACTACATGAAAAATGATACGAAGTGCATGAATAAACGCTGATCATGCAGTCGTAACCGAATTCATAGATATGCTGTAAATAAGTTTATTACCTTTCCCCACTCAGAACCTAGGCCACTACATCTCATCTTTAGGTAGATCATCTTTGATCCCAACTCATTCTCTACCTTCTTTCGCAAGTAGGTTTCGTTAGGACCAAATGCATCCAAGTAAGTCGCGTATCGTTGGAACACTGTCTTAAGTGCAGCAGCAAACTCGCTTGATAAAGGTTTTACATTCTACGAAATAAAGGATTCGATTCATCAGATGCCAACAATCGGCaatagaaagaaaagagaagggaAAAACGAGGTCTTTATATATTATAGTAATACCTCTCCGCTCATTCCGATGCTGTCATCGAGTTCCATTTTCATGGTGATTAGAATACCACCAAACTCTTCAACAGCTTCAGCAGCACGGAAAACATTTCTCAAAGCTTCCTGACCGGCTTTGTCATCAGTATTTTTCGACAAGGCTTTCTTTGCATCTTGTACGACCGAATAGGGAAGCTCATCCCAACTTGCAGCCATTAAGTCCTTGAAAACATTCAGAATCTCAGTGTCGTTTATGTCAGGCAAATGAGCTGCATCTTCACTAAAATAGCGCATGCTTCCCGATCTCAACGCAAAGGACGACCTCCCATCTGCATATTTTCACTCATGAATTAAGAATGTCTTGGAACTTGATACAAGTTGGTATTATTACAAGTTACAACATGCTACACAATCCACTAGAAGTTCGTATACATTTAATGCACTCTATTTACAAATCTATACACTGTCTACGTCTAAATTTAATTTCAACGCCTTTATCAAGGTAATACCAGCCCTTAATCGTAAGCAGGTACAAAATATAGTTTCATTAAAGTAGCTGCGTCCTAATATCATACACACAAGTACACATCAAAAACCCATAAATTAGCAGAAAACACCCACAACCTTAAGGGGATTGTGAAGAGCTTAAAAATCCAACCTTCAAGGAGTATAGTTCTGTTGACAGGATTTAGATTGCTTGGGAAAAAGTCTGTGAAATGTCATCCATTGAGGAACGACAGACACCTCAACAGGTCCAGCATTGGGCTCAGAATGTATATGTTCGGTTTTATCCCTGGGTTTTGTCTCCCAAATCCGCTGAGAGCCTGAGTGCGTTTACAGACTGGTTCTGCTGAGAGCCTGCCGTGGTGGCGGTTCCCGCCTCCACCTAGCAAGAAAACTCAACATTTGCAAATCCTACCAAGAGCAAATGTTGAGATTTACTTGATGAGTGAAAGTGCTCCCGCTCTCTTGGCAAACTCAGTCTGTGAACCCACTTGAACTTTCAATAGACTCAGGAGACAAAACCCAACAATAAAACTGAACATAGACATCCAAGTCTAATACCGGACCTGCTAAGAGGTTCGTAGGCCCTCCTCCTCGGGTTCTTGGCACAACCAGCCTCAGAACTCACTCGGACTCTCAGTAGAGTCGGGAGATAAAACCCAGAAATAAAACCGAACATAGACTTAAGGAGGCGGTAGGCCCTCGGCAAATGATACTTCACAGACTTCTCCCCGAACAGTCAAAATCCCTCAACAAGTTCAAATCTCGCAGACGTAAAAAAATAGCTACAAATTTGAAATCTCAAGAAGAAAAAGTTAGCCACGAGCTATATTATTGCTAAAACACTAAATCTAAGTCGATAGACTCAGCGATTCCCAATATAATCAGAAAAGCGAGAAAGATAAACTCAGCGATTTCCATTATAATTAAAAAAACGAGAAATGGGTAATCAAAAAAGAATCCAAAAGAATAGAAAAAAGTACCAGAAGGGGTGTTTCCAGGCGGATTAGTGGCGATAGGCGATGAGATAGAGAAGAAACTCCGGGAAACCAAGTGGCGACTGTGATTGATGGCGGCCGTGACAGCAATGGGGGTAAAACGGGAAGATCTGAAACACGCTGCTCTAGAAACGGATCTCAATGCCATCATCTTCTCCATTGTTTTTTGAAGCTTTTTccttttttagtttttaatcaaatTGGCAGAGTACAGAGAAAAGCAGAGTCAGCCAAGTATCGAAAGCGTTGTTTAATAAACGGGAAGCTTTGGCAAATCAATGTTTTTAACAATTTTGGGCTGGGCTTTAGTCTCATCTTAATTAACAGCATTTAGAAAGGCTTAGGGTAAACTACATACAAgatcattaatttattaataagtttatgttttggtcatctaattttaaaaaattataaaatgattacaCAAACTATCcaagttttttatttaattcattaagCTGTTAAAATTGCTACTGTATGGCCATCTTTATTCGCACCATATGAAAACTGCATCAATCGAAAGTTTTCCATCCCCTTCTCTTCctaaatcaaatttttttataaaatagtttTGAATGTAAAAAATCTATTGATCAAAATCTAAACAACCTTCTTTTtcgatttttaataaaaatcatcAGATTAACTTAAATTTAACCAATATTTTTATACTCATCGATGAGTATTGATCTATCATATCATACCAATAATTAAATCATCGCTAGAAACTCATTAGAGAGACTTCAAAAACAAAGACCTTAACAACTTACtaacttaaatgaaaacaaaTGATACTCAAAATCCGTTCACTTGAGCAAAGCTTGATAATAACCTAATTATATTTGAATTTCTCCAGATCACGAATGTAAGCCCAAAAACATGCAAAACCACTGTTGAAATCAAATTGGACTCGACAATCAAATCAATTAAACCAAAATTCATGAACTGGTTTAAACTTACTTTTTGAGTGAACCATTTGAAACTAGTTAAACCAGACTAAAAAACTGtagttaatatttttcatttttttattataaatttttaataatttatttaattaaacctaATCCGATTGATTGAGCTGAACCACTGGTCTGGTTTTAAAAAACTTGAGCAATAATTGCAATATGAAGAATCTCAGAAAACTACCAGAAGGCAAGTAACAAAAGTTAAACATCTTCACAATCCCACTTACACATCAAAGAGGGGATAACAGAGAGATTAATGAGACAACATGACAGTCCCTTTCAAATTTGACAATACAATGGCAGTTTTTTGACCAACAAGCTATGATAGTTCCTGAATATGAAAAAAGAGTATACAGGTGCTAAAAGAGTTTTAGAACACCACCGTGTCGAGCATAGTTCCCAATGTCTGAACTATGTTTGACGACATCAAGTTCGAGACATGTTCCTCTAAGTGCTTCTTGGCATCTTGTCGGCCGACATTTGCGATCGCCAGCTTCTCAGGAGGTAATTCATCTTCCTCCTGCACTGCCTTATTGTATTTTATAGCTAAATTCAGCATTTCCTGCACATATCAAAATAAACCAACACAACATCATCACTTTATGGAAGATACCTCGCTTCCATGGGGGACatcaatatatatacacatacatacaaCAGCATAGCTTGGATGATAAAGTCTATTCAATCACCTGAACAGTCTGCTCATTAGTTTTGGAATGAGTATCAAAACGTCTAAGTGTCAGTCCATCTGTCCACTTCTTCTTGTGAAGATTCAACAGCATCTTTTCCTCGAGTTCATTCTTCCGGTAGTTAATGGCTATGGAGTAGTAATGTCTGTTTAGCCCATGTATTAATGCCTGACAAATGAAAATGGTGAGATGAATGAGACATCACAAGTACAAGAAGATACACGAAAACAGTAAGACGTATTCATTTGGCACTCACTTGAATAGATGGCTTATTAAGATGCCCGAGATTAGATGTTGTCTGACGTGGTTCTTGGCCAAGCATCATGGTTTGTGGGTTGATCAAGCGGAATGCATCAATCACTACTTTCCCTTTAACACTCTGAATTGGGTCCACCACCACTGCTACAGCCCTTTGGTTCAAAGCTTCAAAACTCTGCAAgcaataaaatatgttaaattccGAGCATGAAAGACTTTTGACACGTTTTTGATGTCTTCCAAATGATCAAAGCTTCAAAACCAGGAAAGGTGGAAAAAGAGAGAAGGAACGGGGCAGGAGAGACTGGAGAGTTTAAAAAACTATGAATCACAATCAATACAATGCAGCGTCCAAAATGATTGCCTTACAGGTATCAATTAAGGACAGTGTTATCAAAGCAAAACCCATGCCCTTGAACCACCCCACTCCCTAACTACAGAATAGAAAGAATTGAAACGTAGAGGAAAAAGAACCCTATAAGACAAATAATATCGTGAAACTGAATATAAGAGCTAGCTAAGTTGAGTTTTTTGTTTCTttgtaagaaaagaatgaaatgaTCAATGGGCTGCATCAATGCTAACACTGATGGAAGATAAAAAAAGGCTCATGATCTGACAAGAAAATCTTCTAAGCTACAGTAAAATAGTAAGTGTCCTAGCATGTGTCTAATGCAGCACTATGCAAAGAAGTTTGAACACAACCTGCTGTGTGTTTATGTCAACACCAGACAGCCAGCAGCCAAATCCAGGATGTGAATGGTACCAACCCACCACCATCTCTGGTCTGCAAGACCAAGCAAAAGGGTCAGCTCAATTGAGAGAAACAGGTAATCAAGGGGTACAAAACCATCAAATCTTGTTAAAAAAGTATTATTTCTTCAAAGCTCGAGTTATTTCCAGCAACAATTATAAGCTAATATGAAAGAAACTCGAGAGTAGCTAATACCTTCCAGTTTGTTTGAGCATATCAAGCATATTTGTTTGAAAAACATGATCCACAGCTTCAACACTGACACCAGTACCACTCTGTGGCATCGCAAAGACATCCACAACACGTACTGTGTACTCATCAACAAACTCTCCCAACATCAAACCCATAACTTCCATGGGAACTCCAGCTCTTCCTATAAAATTTTCACATCAAGCAAAACTCAGAAACAGAATCACAACAACCATCAGGTATAGGTTATCTTAGACCTAACAATTGGACAGGTCAAATTGATTTTAGGTAGA harbors:
- the LOC108480424 gene encoding 26S proteasome non-ATPase regulatory subunit 14 homolog — encoded protein: MSGMERLHRMFAGAGGALGHPPPDSPTLDSSEQVYISSLALLKMLKHGRAGVPMEVMGLMLGEFVDEYTVRVVDVFAMPQSGTGVSVEAVDHVFQTNMLDMLKQTGRPEMVVGWYHSHPGFGCWLSGVDINTQQSFEALNQRAVAVVVDPIQSVKGKVVIDAFRLINPQTMMLGQEPRQTTSNLGHLNKPSIQALIHGLNRHYYSIAINYRKNELEEKMLLNLHKKKWTDGLTLRRFDTHSKTNEQTVQEMLNLAIKYNKAVQEEDELPPEKLAIANVGRQDAKKHLEEHVSNLMSSNIVQTLGTMLDTVVF
- the LOC108480628 gene encoding succinate dehydrogenase subunit 5, mitochondrial, with the protein product MEKMMALRSVSRAACFRSSRFTPIAVTAAINHSRHLVSRSFFSISSPIATNPPGNTPSDGRSSFALRSGSMRYFSEDAAHLPDINDTEILNVFKDLMAASWDELPYSVVQDAKKALSKNTDDKAGQEALRNVFRAAEAVEEFGGILITMKMELDDSIGMSGENVKPLSSEFAAALKTVFQRYATYLDAFGPNETYLRKKVENELGSKMIYLKMRCSGLGSEWGKITVLGTSGLSGSYVEQRA
- the LOC108481805 gene encoding uncharacterized protein LOC108481805, whose protein sequence is MSVFYQEENSHHSKRCKFIATLLKEAFSHCHSFNGRFSSSGHDDDDNATSDIDDESEVVVSEIRTRAMEKMNRKTSSMTGSFSWVLSPSTGEIYISSNHFKRRDNDNEDDEFFSVGSCFALCSSGVSREAFTSAKSNFSRCSSLKNVDFPEIWKFDSEDFRRRSIIREFCHCEGWPFGLCRKVVLLPPLPKSPSESWSWRKGTRLAKTPYI